In one window of Lynx canadensis isolate LIC74 chromosome B3, mLynCan4.pri.v2, whole genome shotgun sequence DNA:
- the CFAP161 gene encoding cilia- and flagella-associated protein 161, whose amino-acid sequence MAQNLYGPGVRMGNWNEDIYLEEELMKDFLEKRAKGQLLIQRNRRLKENLLRPMQLSVSEDGYVRCGDKVMLVNPAHAEVEAHLFLGGDLSLCATPDEIKAHLSDELEVPCGLSAAQTGNPVGRNTFTILRADGNATGQVLRYGQDFCLATTGGFEDKMLYLSSDHRTLQKSSKRSLLQEAYLTDEVSYLSCWQAAFLDPQLRLEYEGAPVPANAKILIYHCRTNRGLAVHRHLFLSTYFGKEAEVAVHTHLDSHRVEKPSNHWMLVTGNPRKDSSAMLDLPKPPAEDPPALEQATDPGAQ is encoded by the exons ATGGCGCAGAACCTGTATGGTCCTGGAGTGCGGATGGGCAACTGGAACGAGGACATCTACCTGGAGGAG GAGCTCATGAAGGACTTCTTGGAGAAGAGAGCTAAAGGACAGCTTCtcatacagagaaacagaagactCAAAGAGAATCTCTTGAGAccg ATGCAGCTTTCCGTGTCGGAGGATGGGTACGTTCGCTGCGGCGACAAGGTGATGCTCGTGAACCCCGCCCACGCGGAGGTGGAGGCCCACCTGTTTCTGGGCGGCGACCTGAGCCTGTGCGCGACTCCCGATGAAATTAAAGCGCATCTGAGCGACGAGTTAGAGGTGCCGTGTGGCCTGAGCGCAGCTCAAACCGGGAACCCGGTTGGCAGAAACACTTTCACCATTTTGAG GGCAGACGGAAACGCCACGGGTCAAGTCCTCAGATACGGACAGGACTTCTGCCTCGCGACCACGGGAGGGTTTGAAGACAAAATG CTGTATTTATCCAGTGACCACAGGACCCTCCAGAAGTCGTCCAAGAGATCTCTGCTCCAGGAGGCGTACCTGACGGATGAGGTCTCCTACCTGAGCTGCTGGCAGGCCGCCTTCCTGGACCCCCAGCTGCGCCTGGAATACGAAGGCGCCCCCGTTCCG GCAAATGCAAAGATCCTCATCTATCACTGCCGCACGAATCGGGGGCTGGCAGTCCACAGGCATCTTTTCTTGAG TACCTATTTCGGGAAGGAAGCTGAGGTGGCCGTCCACACACATCTGGATTCACACAGAGTCGAAAAGCCGAGCAACCATTGGATGTTGGTGACCGGGAATCCCAGGAAAGACTCGTCCGCCATGTTGGACCTGCCCAAGCCACCGGCCGAGGACCCCCCAGCCCTGGAGCAGGCCACGGACCCCGGGGCGCAGTGA